A single Sutterella megalosphaeroides DNA region contains:
- a CDS encoding molybdopterin-containing oxidoreductase family protein produces MSHRPPKNPSSCGLTRRNLFKTTAACAAVSSVFGQLERAVAAVAPKFVTSTRSMLETNVRVINTYHEIHCHGQCMLKAHVRDGRLLALTSAGDVPRAESAGDESIGCMQRRACMKGYAERKRLYAPDRLKYPLLQTGERGNLATFKRISWDEAIDRACEKIELMKERQKTLGYLPIWELGGTPLPFMGPYLSAYGHHSAGNQNDCLYNALGKGVTGHPAIDMLNSKFIVVWSADPQTTSPHLPFIMTKAREQGIPIVVVDSRYTGTVGAMATGAPGLTPWIAPRPGTDSAILVAMMNTIYSRGLHNEAYLRKYCFGFYPNDKVVSRSPGKNPVTGEAWKGQTFVVPEGQSFVEYLEELNREKGGEAGVLRWAAELSGVDAKTIETLALTYAHAKPACLYSGWTAGGAQRTGNGMYYTWLLLALAAMTGNATVRGGGIGSLSPVDGMSLKLGQAPGLGKGEKSKAILFSQHLSSQVILTGRDSRTAEQLRDDVLRMNGIDLGEDPRLRIEMIWRGAGSCDTFNQRGAINPKLLAWKKLESIICYERFMSSTARYADIVFPVVTHFEESFFTGSRVKTDTNVVRKIVEPMYESKPDWEINAMIAERLGLDYGRRGMSDEEVMAIQWKGAKVPEAYKAIDPDFKLPTFEEMLEKANLQLPTPPEKSVIAAAKFAPGEFPTDTGRINFYSPFLASRGRLMQKAARCQYVRPPEGREDVVEGRKGAKGVAYPLQFTTPHMPNRSHSSFDNTTMLTDTFEHGVFMHPSDARVRGISEGDMVYVWNDAGCMKLPAILTLRQVPGVVAIGEGAWYQPSEKEFFEAWFDTDGDGKPEKHTVPVDVGGAVNTLTTDRDIGAGDPFLHTQTSKSGGFAAGGNLCEVSKTLPH; encoded by the coding sequence ATGTCCCATCGTCCGCCCAAAAATCCGAGTTCGTGCGGGCTCACGCGCCGCAATCTTTTCAAAACCACGGCGGCTTGCGCCGCGGTGAGTTCTGTTTTCGGTCAACTCGAACGTGCCGTTGCCGCCGTTGCCCCGAAATTCGTCACCTCGACCCGGTCGATGCTTGAGACGAACGTCAGAGTGATCAACACCTATCACGAAATTCACTGCCACGGGCAGTGCATGCTCAAGGCGCACGTGCGCGACGGTCGTCTGCTCGCGCTCACTTCGGCCGGTGACGTACCGCGCGCAGAAAGCGCCGGGGACGAATCGATCGGCTGCATGCAACGTCGCGCCTGCATGAAGGGCTACGCAGAACGCAAGCGCCTTTATGCTCCCGATCGCCTCAAGTACCCGCTTCTCCAGACGGGCGAACGAGGCAATCTCGCCACCTTCAAGCGCATTTCCTGGGATGAAGCGATCGATCGCGCGTGCGAGAAGATCGAGTTGATGAAGGAGCGTCAAAAGACGCTCGGCTACCTTCCGATTTGGGAGTTGGGCGGAACACCCCTGCCTTTCATGGGGCCGTACCTCTCCGCGTACGGTCACCATTCCGCAGGAAACCAGAACGACTGCCTTTACAACGCGCTCGGTAAGGGCGTGACCGGCCATCCGGCGATCGACATGCTGAATTCGAAGTTCATCGTCGTCTGGTCGGCGGACCCGCAGACGACTTCGCCGCACCTGCCCTTCATTATGACGAAGGCTCGGGAACAGGGCATCCCGATCGTTGTTGTCGACAGTCGCTACACGGGTACGGTGGGCGCCATGGCAACGGGCGCGCCGGGCCTTACGCCGTGGATCGCGCCGCGTCCGGGCACCGACTCGGCGATTTTGGTCGCGATGATGAACACGATTTACAGCCGCGGCCTCCATAACGAAGCCTACTTGCGCAAGTATTGCTTCGGCTTCTATCCGAACGACAAAGTCGTCTCCCGGTCGCCGGGCAAGAATCCGGTTACCGGCGAAGCTTGGAAGGGACAGACGTTTGTCGTGCCCGAGGGGCAGAGTTTCGTCGAATATCTCGAAGAGCTCAACCGTGAAAAAGGCGGTGAGGCGGGCGTGCTGCGCTGGGCTGCGGAACTCTCCGGAGTCGATGCGAAGACGATCGAAACCTTGGCGCTCACTTACGCGCACGCCAAACCGGCCTGCCTCTATTCGGGATGGACGGCAGGCGGCGCGCAGCGCACCGGCAACGGCATGTATTACACCTGGTTGCTCCTCGCACTTGCGGCGATGACGGGCAACGCTACGGTTCGCGGCGGCGGCATCGGTTCGCTCTCGCCCGTGGACGGGATGTCGCTCAAACTCGGGCAGGCGCCCGGACTCGGCAAGGGTGAAAAGTCGAAGGCGATTCTCTTCTCGCAACATCTCTCCTCTCAGGTCATCCTCACGGGGCGCGATTCGCGTACGGCCGAACAGCTTCGCGACGACGTACTGCGCATGAACGGGATCGATCTCGGCGAGGATCCCCGATTGAGGATCGAAATGATTTGGCGCGGTGCGGGCTCCTGCGACACGTTCAATCAGCGCGGTGCCATCAACCCGAAGCTTCTCGCCTGGAAGAAGCTCGAATCGATCATCTGCTACGAACGCTTCATGAGCTCGACCGCACGCTACGCAGACATCGTGTTCCCGGTGGTCACGCATTTCGAAGAAAGCTTCTTCACGGGCAGTCGCGTCAAGACCGACACGAACGTCGTGCGCAAGATCGTTGAACCGATGTACGAATCGAAGCCCGACTGGGAAATCAACGCCATGATCGCGGAACGCCTCGGCCTTGATTACGGGCGTCGCGGTATGAGTGACGAAGAGGTGATGGCGATTCAATGGAAGGGAGCCAAGGTCCCCGAGGCCTACAAGGCGATCGATCCCGACTTCAAGTTGCCTACCTTCGAGGAAATGCTCGAGAAGGCCAACCTGCAACTGCCGACACCGCCCGAAAAGAGCGTGATTGCGGCGGCGAAGTTCGCACCGGGCGAGTTCCCGACCGACACCGGTCGGATCAACTTCTATTCGCCCTTCCTGGCCTCCCGCGGTCGTCTCATGCAGAAAGCGGCACGTTGCCAGTACGTTCGCCCGCCCGAGGGACGCGAAGACGTTGTGGAAGGTCGCAAGGGCGCGAAGGGCGTGGCCTATCCCCTTCAGTTCACGACGCCTCACATGCCCAACCGTTCCCATTCGAGCTTCGACAACACGACGATGCTGACGGACACGTTCGAGCACGGCGTGTTCATGCATCCGTCCGACGCTCGGGTCCGCGGGATTTCCGAAGGGGACATGGTTTACGTGTGGAATGATGCCGGTTGCATGAAGTTGCCCGCGATTCTCACGCTTCGCCAAGTGCCCGGCGTCGTGGCGATCGGCGAAGGCGCCTGGTATCAGCCGAGCGAGAAGGAGTTCTTCGAGGCTTGGTTCGATACGGACGGCGATGGCAAGCCCGAGAAACACACCGTGCCCGTGGACGTGGGCGGCGCCGTCAATACGCTGACGACCGACCGAGACATCGGGGCGGGGGATCCCTTCCTGCACACCCAGACGAGCAAGTCCGGCGGGTTTGCAGCCGGCGGAAACCTCTGCGAAGTATCGAAAACACTTCCGCATTGA
- a CDS encoding sensor histidine kinase, giving the protein MCKANGIRYAALGNLVARAVVLVTGTACVFGVLATETIVPKVETTLRVGILETVGRLSSAETFLPTIVYLRKRLADDGISLEVSYHDIESLRRAVEQQELDFFISNPGFFAVAQQTYGARHLTTQRPREADDPNFALGGVFIVRAERTDLQTLEDLKGTRAVAVASNGFGGYYVGLGEIKAQSRAVGFDGRAPERFFDEVRFTGYPMQLVINELQRNGGADVGFVRTCLLEEAEAKGIVKSGEFRVVNEKPSIPGFRCRRSTDLYPGWVFATTARAGAQASKLVAAALLSMPADAEGAEWSIASNFLAVDRLYQTLEVGHYAYLRHFDAKRFLLAYWPHVLLLVILILGGIAHAIKVERIVRERTASLESALAEQRHLEAQARDAGERLDRMQKMSVMSMLSNMVAHELKQPLGVISNYTEGIRDWLRETSRAEQSKGLLANESAPDWELLETALSEIESQNRRAAEIIDHVRGYAKGEARRIERFTVANLLEEGATTFRKLYGERCRLEIEENETLSQCVLEGSRMELGLVLLNLLKNAAEAVRRDADPTVWLFAAPPPDIRFADGIGFCVLNKGTLSDEVLERVFEPKKAVRDGGLGLGLAICAQIMEREGGAVSLRRRSDGFVEAWMMMYEAR; this is encoded by the coding sequence ATGTGCAAAGCGAACGGTATTCGGTACGCCGCGCTCGGGAACCTCGTTGCGCGTGCGGTCGTCCTTGTGACGGGGACGGCGTGCGTTTTTGGGGTTCTCGCTACCGAGACAATCGTCCCGAAGGTAGAGACGACGTTGCGGGTGGGGATTCTCGAAACGGTCGGGAGACTTTCGAGCGCGGAAACATTTCTGCCGACCATTGTATATTTGCGCAAACGGTTGGCCGATGACGGTATTTCGCTGGAGGTCTCATACCACGACATCGAGTCGCTGCGTCGAGCCGTCGAACAGCAGGAGCTCGATTTTTTCATTTCGAACCCGGGGTTCTTCGCCGTCGCACAACAAACCTACGGGGCGCGTCACCTCACGACGCAGCGCCCGCGCGAGGCGGATGATCCGAACTTTGCTCTGGGCGGTGTCTTCATCGTGCGCGCGGAACGCACGGATCTTCAAACGCTCGAAGACTTAAAGGGTACGCGCGCCGTGGCGGTAGCCTCCAATGGCTTCGGCGGCTATTATGTCGGCTTGGGCGAAATCAAAGCGCAAAGCAGAGCCGTCGGATTCGACGGACGGGCCCCGGAACGGTTTTTCGACGAAGTACGCTTTACGGGTTACCCGATGCAGTTGGTAATCAACGAGCTTCAGCGCAATGGCGGCGCGGACGTCGGCTTCGTCAGAACCTGTTTGCTCGAAGAAGCCGAAGCCAAGGGGATCGTCAAATCCGGCGAGTTTCGCGTTGTTAACGAAAAGCCTTCGATTCCGGGGTTCCGATGCCGTCGCTCGACCGACCTGTATCCGGGCTGGGTCTTTGCGACGACGGCACGTGCGGGTGCGCAAGCTTCGAAACTCGTTGCGGCGGCGTTGCTTTCGATGCCTGCAGATGCGGAAGGCGCCGAGTGGAGCATCGCAAGCAATTTTCTCGCCGTGGATCGCCTTTACCAAACACTTGAGGTCGGGCACTACGCATACTTGCGTCACTTCGACGCGAAACGTTTTTTGCTCGCCTACTGGCCGCACGTGCTCCTCCTCGTCATTTTGATCTTGGGTGGCATCGCGCATGCGATCAAGGTGGAACGGATCGTACGCGAGCGCACTGCTTCGCTTGAGAGTGCGCTGGCCGAACAGCGGCACTTGGAGGCGCAGGCGCGCGACGCTGGGGAACGACTCGATCGGATGCAAAAGATGAGCGTGATGAGCATGCTCTCCAACATGGTGGCACACGAACTCAAGCAACCGCTCGGCGTCATTTCGAACTACACGGAAGGCATTCGGGATTGGTTGCGGGAAACAAGCCGAGCAGAACAATCGAAGGGTTTGCTTGCAAACGAATCCGCTCCGGACTGGGAGCTTCTTGAGACGGCGCTCTCCGAAATCGAATCTCAGAACCGACGTGCCGCCGAAATCATCGATCATGTTCGCGGATACGCCAAGGGGGAGGCTCGACGCATCGAGCGCTTCACCGTGGCGAATCTTTTGGAGGAAGGTGCGACAACGTTTCGAAAGCTCTACGGAGAACGCTGTCGTCTCGAGATTGAAGAGAATGAGACGCTATCGCAATGCGTGCTTGAAGGGAGTCGCATGGAACTCGGTCTGGTACTCCTCAATCTGCTTAAGAACGCGGCTGAAGCGGTACGCCGCGACGCGGATCCGACCGTTTGGCTCTTTGCGGCGCCGCCGCCCGACATTCGTTTTGCCGACGGCATCGGCTTTTGCGTTCTCAACAAGGGAACGCTCTCCGACGAAGTGCTCGAGCGCGTGTTCGAACCCAAGAAAGCAGTGCGCGACGGCGGGCTTGGCCTCGGACTCGCCATTTGTGCTCAAATTATGGAGCGAGAGGGCGGAGCGGTGAGCTTGAGGCGAAGGTCGGACGGCTTTGTGGAGGCTTGGATGATGATGTACGAAGCACGATAG
- a CDS encoding response regulator transcription factor codes for MTISNPNSETSAVDDAVLKAASVVRIVDDDEAMRRSYAFMLTMAKWRTKLYPSAEAFLDEDDPEIPGAIILDVRMPRISGLALQDRLSADGNDLPVIFVTGHGDVDMAVRAVKRGAFDFMLKPVDPVRLKKAVTEAIRASWIKANEARRTMDFSGKWALLTQREREVFQLIAEGCLNKEAAFRLNIAERTVKFHRASACRKLGARTPQEIAAIWLALKESVRSSGGA; via the coding sequence ATGACGATTTCAAACCCTAATTCCGAGACTTCTGCGGTTGATGATGCCGTACTGAAAGCCGCATCGGTGGTGCGCATTGTGGATGACGACGAAGCCATGCGGCGCTCGTACGCGTTCATGCTCACCATGGCCAAGTGGCGCACGAAGCTCTATCCGAGCGCCGAAGCGTTTCTTGACGAGGACGACCCGGAGATTCCCGGAGCAATCATCCTCGACGTACGCATGCCCAGAATTTCCGGCTTGGCGCTTCAGGATCGGTTGAGTGCGGACGGCAACGACTTGCCCGTGATTTTCGTCACGGGACACGGTGACGTCGACATGGCGGTACGTGCGGTCAAGCGCGGAGCTTTTGACTTCATGCTCAAACCCGTGGATCCCGTGCGTCTTAAGAAAGCCGTGACGGAAGCGATACGAGCAAGCTGGATCAAAGCCAACGAGGCGCGTCGTACGATGGACTTCTCGGGAAAGTGGGCCTTGCTCACACAACGCGAACGCGAAGTGTTTCAACTCATCGCCGAGGGATGCCTCAACAAGGAAGCAGCCTTTCGTTTGAACATTGCCGAGCGCACGGTGAAATTCCACCGCGCTTCGGCATGCCGAAAGCTCGGTGCACGCACGCCTCAGGAAATTGCGGCGATCTGGTTGGCGCTCAAAGAAAGCGTACGGTCATCGGGAGGGGCGTGA
- a CDS encoding DMSO/selenate family reductase complex A subunit — MGTSSLSRRSFLQVAGLATAFASFPLTPLAKAVGEAVTDLETWTWSACTVNCGSRCALRLASRNGRVIRIETDNTGDVACGAFPQVRACLRGRSMRQRLYASDRLKYPLKRVGERGDGKFERISWDQALDEIAEKLKATIARYGNEAVFINHGSGNNGVAVNSRRCTQRFFNLIGGNLNFFSDYSAGQFQHAWPYLFGDFAATGYTSAALSQDTNVGSYMEQIANAKLYVGFGNNPAVTRASGGGQSFGFGCAVRKGRPRMIMIDPIYTDSMLGNEDEWVPIRPGTDAALVEGMAYVMITENLVDQEFLDRYCIGYDEKTLPKSAPANSDYKSYILGKGPDGLPKTPQWAARETGVPSETIVRLAREIATTKPLFVAQGWGPQRHANGDSLTLAIAMLPILTGQIGLPGTNNGAREADQAGFAASIPVPPNPVKASICLNVWHRAVTDAASMTVENGLAKNTTGLRSNIKFMWETQGNNVINQHTGSNEMAKLLRTPGLIDCFVVVDNMMTPTARFADYVLPDVLGPEVDDFSADSYSVGGQCYLIAMQKAVEPQWEQKPNYEIMREMARRFGVEDKYTEGKTYRDWMIEAYEATREKAPELPPFEEFWKRGIVRYSVPADTGITMESFRRDPQKSPLKTPSGKIEIYSERLAERAEKEPLPEGIGQKITALPSYVVSREMLGKGDPLEAKYPLEAYGYHGKGHTHSSYANLPWLKEIAPDELMINPIDAEPRGIKTGDDVIVKNDRGAIRLPAKVTPRIIPGLVAFPQGGWYTPDKDGIDRGACANTITSQEPTPVGKCSGMHTNLVEVTKA, encoded by the coding sequence ATGGGCACGTCATCACTTTCCCGCCGCAGCTTCCTGCAGGTTGCGGGACTGGCGACCGCGTTCGCATCTTTTCCCCTTACGCCGCTGGCCAAAGCGGTCGGCGAGGCTGTAACCGATCTTGAGACCTGGACCTGGTCCGCCTGCACGGTCAATTGCGGCAGTCGTTGCGCACTTCGACTTGCCTCCCGTAACGGTCGGGTCATTCGTATCGAAACCGACAATACGGGCGACGTCGCATGCGGGGCTTTCCCGCAGGTTCGCGCTTGTCTGCGCGGTCGGTCGATGCGTCAGCGGCTCTACGCGTCGGATCGACTCAAATACCCGCTCAAGCGCGTCGGGGAACGAGGCGACGGGAAGTTCGAACGCATTTCTTGGGATCAGGCGCTTGACGAAATCGCCGAAAAGTTGAAGGCCACGATCGCCCGATACGGCAACGAAGCGGTCTTCATCAACCACGGTTCGGGCAACAACGGCGTTGCCGTGAACTCCCGTCGGTGCACGCAACGCTTCTTCAACCTGATCGGCGGGAACCTGAACTTCTTCTCCGACTATTCGGCCGGTCAGTTCCAACATGCCTGGCCCTACCTCTTCGGCGACTTCGCCGCGACCGGTTACACGAGTGCCGCTCTGAGCCAGGATACGAACGTCGGCTCGTATATGGAACAGATTGCCAATGCCAAGCTCTATGTCGGCTTCGGCAACAATCCGGCCGTTACCCGTGCGTCGGGAGGCGGACAGTCCTTCGGCTTCGGTTGCGCCGTTCGCAAGGGGCGGCCCCGCATGATCATGATCGATCCGATTTATACCGATTCCATGCTCGGCAACGAGGACGAGTGGGTGCCGATCCGGCCGGGCACGGACGCCGCGCTCGTCGAAGGCATGGCTTACGTCATGATTACGGAAAACCTGGTCGATCAGGAGTTCCTCGATCGCTATTGCATCGGCTACGACGAAAAGACCCTCCCGAAGAGCGCTCCGGCCAACAGCGACTACAAGAGCTACATCCTCGGTAAAGGTCCCGACGGACTCCCAAAAACGCCGCAGTGGGCCGCGCGTGAAACGGGCGTTCCGAGCGAAACCATCGTGCGTCTTGCTCGGGAGATCGCCACAACGAAGCCGCTCTTCGTTGCCCAGGGCTGGGGCCCGCAACGGCACGCCAACGGCGACAGCCTGACGCTGGCCATTGCCATGCTCCCGATCCTCACGGGTCAGATCGGACTTCCCGGCACCAACAACGGCGCGCGCGAAGCCGACCAAGCGGGCTTTGCCGCCTCCATTCCCGTGCCGCCCAATCCGGTCAAGGCGTCGATCTGTCTCAACGTGTGGCATCGAGCCGTCACGGATGCCGCGTCGATGACGGTCGAAAACGGGCTTGCGAAGAACACGACGGGCCTGCGCTCGAACATCAAGTTCATGTGGGAGACGCAGGGCAACAACGTCATCAACCAACACACGGGCAGCAACGAAATGGCAAAACTCTTGCGTACGCCCGGACTCATCGACTGCTTTGTCGTAGTCGACAACATGATGACGCCGACCGCCCGCTTTGCGGACTACGTTCTTCCCGACGTTCTCGGTCCGGAAGTCGACGATTTCTCGGCGGACTCCTACTCGGTGGGCGGCCAGTGCTACCTGATCGCCATGCAGAAAGCGGTCGAACCGCAATGGGAGCAGAAGCCGAACTACGAAATCATGCGCGAGATGGCTCGCCGCTTCGGTGTCGAGGACAAGTACACGGAAGGGAAGACGTACCGTGATTGGATGATCGAAGCGTACGAAGCAACCCGGGAAAAAGCGCCCGAGTTGCCGCCCTTCGAAGAATTCTGGAAGCGCGGCATCGTGCGCTATTCGGTCCCCGCCGACACCGGGATCACGATGGAGAGCTTCCGGCGCGATCCGCAGAAGTCGCCCCTCAAGACGCCTTCGGGCAAGATCGAAATCTATTCGGAACGCCTCGCCGAACGAGCCGAGAAGGAACCGCTCCCCGAAGGGATCGGGCAGAAAATCACCGCACTTCCTTCCTACGTCGTTTCCCGTGAAATGCTCGGCAAGGGCGACCCGCTTGAAGCGAAGTATCCGCTTGAGGCCTACGGCTACCACGGGAAAGGCCATACGCACTCGTCCTACGCCAACCTTCCGTGGCTCAAGGAAATCGCTCCCGACGAACTCATGATCAACCCGATCGATGCGGAGCCGCGCGGCATCAAGACGGGGGATGACGTCATCGTGAAAAACGACCGCGGTGCCATTCGTCTTCCGGCGAAGGTGACGCCCCGCATCATTCCCGGGCTGGTGGCCTTCCCGCAGGGCGGCTGGTACACGCCCGACAAAGACGGTATCGACCGCGGTGCGTGCGCCAACACCATCACCAGCCAGGAGCCGACGCCGGTCGGCAAATGCAGCGGCATGCACACGAACCTTGTGGAAGTCACGAAGGCCTGA
- a CDS encoding DMSO/selenate family reductase complex B subunit, producing MKQYGFFIDAAKCTGCKTCVVACKDKHGSEPGIRLRRVTEYAGGTWKRTEEGAWKQDVFAYYVSDACNHCADPACVKVCPTKAHAKHLDKGGLVLIDESKCIGCGACATACPYHAPQLDRKARKMRKCDGCVDRLEKGLLPVCVEACPHRAIEFGDIEELRRKHGANAEIAPLPSASLTKPNLVVGLPRRNAKPAGDTSGNVY from the coding sequence ATGAAACAATACGGCTTTTTCATCGATGCGGCCAAGTGCACGGGCTGCAAGACCTGCGTGGTCGCCTGCAAGGACAAGCACGGTTCGGAACCCGGGATCCGGCTTCGGCGCGTAACCGAGTATGCGGGCGGCACGTGGAAACGCACGGAGGAAGGTGCGTGGAAGCAAGACGTGTTCGCTTACTACGTGTCCGACGCCTGCAACCACTGCGCCGACCCGGCCTGCGTGAAGGTCTGCCCGACGAAAGCGCACGCCAAGCACCTTGACAAGGGCGGGTTGGTGCTGATCGACGAATCCAAGTGCATCGGGTGCGGTGCCTGCGCGACGGCCTGTCCGTATCACGCTCCCCAACTCGACCGCAAAGCCCGAAAAATGCGTAAGTGCGACGGCTGCGTCGACCGGCTCGAAAAGGGACTTCTTCCCGTCTGTGTGGAAGCCTGTCCTCATCGAGCGATCGAGTTCGGCGACATCGAGGAGTTGCGGCGCAAGCACGGTGCGAACGCCGAGATCGCTCCCCTGCCGAGCGCGTCGTTGACCAAACCCAATCTCGTCGTCGGCCTGCCGCGACGCAATGCGAAGCCGGCGGGCGACACGTCCGGCAACGTCTACTGA
- a CDS encoding 4Fe-4S dicluster domain-containing protein produces MTQWAFYFDQQRCLGCRTCTVACKEWNECRRGDASKHPALDAESAAGFDIPASWGAGGRPTAETGPHDKALLRRFDMKETWRRVSFFEFGECAPHVEIVPLSMGCNHCDDPACLKVCPVKAITKDEKYGAVKVDPAKCVSCGACEAACPWHVPQYARKGSTPMTKCDMCTDRLDKGLKPACVASCPGRALELMPIEELRRRHPEAAQIAVGLREEDVRRTKPNLFVKARPMRVKL; encoded by the coding sequence ATGACGCAATGGGCTTTTTACTTTGATCAACAGCGCTGCCTTGGGTGTCGTACCTGTACCGTTGCCTGCAAGGAATGGAACGAATGCCGTCGGGGCGACGCCTCTAAGCATCCCGCACTGGATGCGGAAAGCGCCGCAGGCTTCGACATCCCCGCTTCGTGGGGTGCGGGCGGACGTCCCACGGCTGAGACCGGACCGCACGACAAGGCGTTGCTTCGCCGCTTCGACATGAAGGAAACCTGGCGACGCGTGAGCTTCTTCGAGTTCGGAGAATGCGCGCCCCATGTGGAAATCGTGCCGCTCTCCATGGGATGCAACCATTGTGACGATCCGGCCTGCCTCAAGGTTTGTCCGGTCAAGGCCATCACGAAGGACGAGAAGTACGGCGCCGTGAAGGTGGATCCCGCCAAGTGTGTGAGTTGCGGCGCTTGCGAAGCCGCTTGCCCGTGGCACGTGCCGCAGTACGCTCGGAAGGGTTCCACCCCGATGACGAAATGCGACATGTGCACGGACCGACTCGACAAGGGGTTGAAGCCGGCCTGCGTGGCATCCTGCCCGGGCCGCGCGCTCGAACTCATGCCGATCGAAGAGCTTCGGCGACGTCACCCCGAGGCTGCGCAAATAGCGGTGGGCCTTCGTGAGGAAGATGTTCGTCGAACGAAGCCCAACCTTTTCGTGAAGGCTCGTCCGATGCGCGTCAAGCTCTGA
- a CDS encoding molecular chaperone TorD family protein: MHFNDQTVDARALDAAKIRALLMLSLGAWFVSGPHPRVAETFRFVLDWLAETAPETASRFERLRTALNADEDGEALSQAEQDFARIFCVGKELFPSSESAFRTGLLMQEPRDEMRRWMAANGLEHAPDERTPEDHLGMELTFGYHLLKRVLAADEAHEARASTEAGRENAAPDEVREAMERFEAYVRERLAWPIEAEPLIEALPEGVTKDLLWLTLFVVEARWPSPCGTRRL; encoded by the coding sequence ATGCACTTCAACGATCAAACCGTCGACGCCCGTGCGCTCGATGCCGCCAAGATCCGCGCGCTTCTGATGCTCTCGCTCGGCGCCTGGTTCGTCTCGGGCCCCCATCCCCGCGTTGCCGAAACATTCAGGTTCGTACTCGACTGGCTCGCAGAAACCGCCCCTGAGACGGCATCCCGGTTCGAGAGACTTCGAACCGCTCTGAACGCCGACGAGGACGGGGAAGCGCTGTCGCAAGCCGAGCAAGATTTCGCGCGCATCTTCTGTGTCGGGAAGGAGTTGTTCCCCTCAAGCGAAAGTGCGTTTCGAACCGGACTGCTCATGCAGGAGCCTCGGGATGAAATGCGCCGTTGGATGGCCGCCAACGGACTTGAACATGCCCCGGACGAGCGCACGCCCGAGGATCATCTCGGCATGGAACTGACTTTCGGCTATCACCTGCTCAAACGAGTCCTGGCGGCCGATGAGGCGCACGAAGCGCGGGCATCGACGGAGGCCGGTCGGGAGAACGCCGCTCCGGACGAGGTTCGCGAGGCGATGGAGCGCTTCGAGGCGTACGTGCGCGAACGCTTGGCGTGGCCGATCGAGGCAGAACCCCTTATCGAAGCGTTGCCCGAAGGCGTCACGAAGGATTTGCTGTGGTTGACGCTCTTCGTCGTGGAAGCGCGCTGGCCCTCGCCCTGCGGAACTCGCCGACTTTGA
- a CDS encoding helix-turn-helix domain-containing protein produces MHSHPNGQFSIPLSGGRCGVELEDWRWVLPRYAAAWLPPGTFHNGIQDSGAELMTLYVAPQVARTFPPRPVRILLNPMTFEMIRHFTKVYGSTDRSLHAKRIAKLFIEELRHAPELPKGFAPLSNHPVLRRIAENLLTPECRNLSNEAWAARLNMTARTLSRLVSRETGLSFAKWRMHMVLLASLNDLNDGRSVESTSYNAGFETPSAYIEAFKKIFGKTPGNFRKTLLLTGEDPDWTIDYEHKDVDGSHIRLEDRGNPNCLK; encoded by the coding sequence TTGCACTCGCACCCCAACGGGCAGTTCAGCATTCCCCTGAGCGGCGGACGGTGCGGCGTCGAACTCGAAGACTGGCGTTGGGTTCTGCCTCGCTACGCCGCGGCGTGGCTGCCGCCGGGAACGTTCCATAACGGCATTCAGGATTCCGGGGCCGAGCTTATGACGCTTTACGTGGCCCCGCAGGTGGCCCGCACGTTCCCGCCGCGCCCCGTGCGAATTCTGTTGAACCCGATGACCTTCGAGATGATTCGTCATTTCACCAAGGTTTACGGATCGACCGACCGAAGTCTGCATGCGAAGCGAATTGCAAAGCTCTTCATCGAGGAGCTCCGTCACGCACCGGAGCTCCCCAAGGGCTTCGCGCCCCTATCCAACCATCCTGTTCTGCGCCGAATCGCCGAGAACCTCTTGACGCCCGAATGCCGGAACCTCTCGAACGAGGCTTGGGCCGCTCGTCTCAACATGACCGCGCGGACTCTTTCTCGTCTGGTGTCTCGCGAAACGGGACTGAGCTTCGCGAAATGGCGCATGCACATGGTGCTGCTGGCATCGTTGAACGACCTCAACGACGGCCGATCCGTCGAAAGCACGAGCTACAACGCAGGTTTCGAAACCCCGTCGGCCTACATTGAGGCTTTCAAAAAGATTTTCGGCAAGACACCCGGCAACTTCCGAAAAACTCTCCTGTTGACGGGCGAAGATCCGGACTGGACCATCGACTACGAGCACAAAGACGTCGACGGTTCACACATCCGGCTGGAGGACAGGGGAAACCCCAACTGTCTGAAATGA